Within Topomyia yanbarensis strain Yona2022 chromosome 2, ASM3024719v1, whole genome shotgun sequence, the genomic segment GTTCGTGCAATTGTAATTGGCGCCAGCGACAGTTAAGGTTGGACATGGCATTTTTGCGGTTATGACCAAATCTACCTAACATTCGTTTGGCAAAGAGcgaacgaaaaatatttttttcatataagacGGATTTATTCCTTGATTCATTGCATCGTAAATAACGAGATGATTCACTGCAAACACCCGCTGGTATTTCCATTCACCCATTTCACCATAtttaaacgttttttttttacttttgtagCATTCACCAAAATAACCCGTGTCAATTCAACCGACTACGAGGTGAAACTGGTGGACACTGCCGGTCAGGATGAGTATAGCATATTCCCCGCCCAGTACAGTATGGACTTCCACGGATACGTACTGGTGTATTCGATCACCAGCCATAAGTCGTTTGAGGTGATTCAGATCATCTACGAAAAGTTACTTGATGTAATGGGAAAGGCCTAGTAAGTACCTGTTTTTGCAGCGGCTGCTGTTTGGCTACTAAACGGAATGATTATGCTTTACAGTGTTCCAGTCGTACTAGTAGGGAATAAGACGGATCTGCATCAAGAGCGCGCCGTCACGACGGATGAGGGTAGAAAGCTAGCAGAATCCTGGAAGGCACAGTTTCTGGAGACGTCTGCTAAGCAAAATGAGGTATGTGTTCTTCTAGTAGTTGGTAATCATGGAGTATCATTAATTTCTTTAGTAAGTTGTTAAACCTTAGATCATAGGGAACGTTTTATATTTTCATCCGGAAGATCAGACATTACTTTACCGGGAAGGGGTGGATATGTGGCGAATAATCGTTTTTATGACGCGTTTCATTTTGGTTCCGAATAGAACATTTCTGAGCGTGCCGGATATTGTTGACCTTACTGGCTAACAACGGAGAAGTGTCTGGCAGGCTCGTCGATAACTTTCTAAGAATCAGCTGTACTGTTTCTATTGATTACTAGTTATGACACCACTTGCCTTCTCACCCCTGAAgacaaaattgtcaaaaataattttaccctTCCAACaatctttttttttgtaaaacttatTGTCctgtttcttaattttaattACATGTTAAATAAAACTTATAGTTATTAATACTCTTCTCGTTTACTGGTACACTTGTCATGTAGCATAACATTGACGAAAATTCTCTAAGGATTTGTTGGCGGGTGCGTCTAGTTTGTTGTTGGAGAACCGGATATATCCATtcctcctgttgcagctgtaaGAGCCGTCGATCCAGGCCCAGAAAAAAGCTTCGTTGGTAAGTCCAAATGTGCTTGTTTCCGCTGCATTGGAATAGATGGTGTTCGATGTTATCCGTCTGGCCAGGACAAATGTTGCAGTTAGAGTCAGCTCTCCTGTTCACCCTATGCAAAAACCACACTGATCGTTGGTGTGAGTTTAGAAGCTTGGagtgaatatttttaaatattgtcttCCAATCACGTTGAGGATTTTCCCGCACTATTTTGGGCTCTTTAAGCTGTTTTAAAAAGTAGTTGTATATTGAGCTTGAGTTCGGTGCTCTAGATATTTCTTCATTCAGGAATGCTGGTTCTTTAACTACTGTTCGGATGTGCTCGTATTTTCGTGGAATGCACGACAGATTTGGAGGATTTGCGTTGTACTCCAAAAAACTCCACAAAAAGGGTAGATCCGATCCAATATGCATCATGCGGTTGGTTAGCAGGGCCTTTGCATTGACGGGTGGTGAGTGTAAGTTCAAACCTTCCCGGCATTTTTGTAATATTAGTGTCTCGAAGGCAATTCTGGTCCAATTCTTCCCATACCACAAAAAGGAGCCGATCCtcgaaatgaatttttcagcGCATTTATTCGGTAGGGGGATCACTGATGCTGTATACCAGATTTTCGACGTAATAAAcgtgttcaataaaattgttttctgtATGAGATTAAGATTCCTGGAGTTGTTCATCCACATACATGTTTGTACTCCCCGTAGAACCGCAAGCCAATTTTGCTCTACCATGCTCGAAAAGTCTTCAGCGAAGTGTATTCCGAGGATTTCCACCGACGTCTGCGTTTGCAACCACTCGCTTTGtggtgtcatattcaatatacCGATTCTTAAGGCGTTTGTTTTCTGGGGGTTGAGTTTTGCACCAGAAAGAGCTGCGAAGTCGGCAAAGATGTTTACGATTGCGAGTAACTGAGATTCACTTTCGATGAACAGGAATTGTGAGGGAATTGTCTCCGCAGTTTATCGAGCAAAGGTTTTAAGTAAATAACAAAATCATTGAAAGTGGATCACCTTGGCGCACTGACCTTTGAATTTTGATCTCACTTCCCAATTTACCGTTGACCAGCACTCTTGAGAAACTGTTATTCATACAGAACATGAGGAGGTTTATCAGTTCCGGGTTGAAATTCATTTCTCCCATAGTTCTTGCAAGGAAGTTGTACTCTACTCTATCGAAGGCGTAGTCGAAGTCAAATGCTACCAACATCGAGTTCCCATGCTGCTGTTTTAGCTCACAAATGCGGTTCAGTATGCGGGCGGTAGCCTCAAAAATGTTTCGCTTTCCGTTGCagcatttttggttttttgataaCACCAGTACAAGAAGGGGGCTTATTCTGTTTTTCAGTATCCTAGTGAAGATTTTGTAATCAGCGTTCAGTAGTGAAATCGGCCTGTATGGTTTGATGCTGTCGTTACTTCTCTTCTTTTTAACTAGTACAATCATACCATCAAAAAATTCCTTGGGGGCTTCTGAGAACAAGGCTTCATTTATGATGAAGGTGAACTCTCGCTGAATTACTTGCCATGATTTTAGGTAGAACTCCTTCGGTAGACCATCAATACCAGGAGATTTTCGTGAGCTACTTGCTTTAATTGCTTGTAGAATCTCTTCGGATTGAATTTCACTCAGTATACGCTGATTGTCCTCATTCTCATCCGGGATGCATTGTGTTGGATTGAAATTGTCATTTATTGTAGTGTGCGTGGAGGAGTACAGGTTCGCGAAATATTCCTGCACGCTTCGGTGTATCTGATTTGGCTCCCTTATTGTATCAGAAtcattctgcagcgttttaatCGAGGTTTCGGTTCGTCGAGTTTTTATGTTGGCTACGTGGAATATTGATGTGCTTTCACCTCCGAGGTATGGTTCGTTCCAGCTTCTTGTTTGCTGTGCATAGTTCCGTTGCAGCAACAGCATTTTCCCTTTAATATGATTGATAGTACTTAGCTGACTGGGATCGCCATAATAGTTGTCATAGGACGAACGAAGCAGAGCATAATATAATTCCATTCTGTCGCAGAACGAACGTCTTTTTAACGAAGCTTTCCATTTGAGGAAGGAAACAAGTTTTGGTTTAACATACTTGATCCACCATTCGATCCAGGTGCAAAAATTCTTTCGATTCCTTGTCCATTTGACGTGAAGTTCATCTATAGCTGCTGGATCGTTCACTAGACTTGGATGCATACGCCATACACCCCGACCAGGTGGGTTACCAAGTGTGGGGAGCACGGTGTGGATAATGTATGCTTTGTGATCCGAAAAAGCCGTTACTGCAAAATGTGCTGTTCTTATCCACCCTCGTATATTGGGAGTCAGAAGAATCCGGTCTATGCTGGAGGCAGAGTCAGATCTAATAAATGAAAACTCGACATGTTGACGATGTATAAGCTCCCAGCTGTCGTCAACTCCTGAGGTAGACATAAATCTTTTAAGCATTGGACTGTGTGCATTTAAACCGGTGGCATCTTTTTGATTCACTACAGAGTTGAAATCACCCCCGATGATTGCAGTGTTCGTCGCATTGTAGAAGTGTGGTAGCACGTTGTTGTAGAAGTTCTCCCGAGCGTTTCGATTTTGCGTTCCCGGCGGTACATAAACGTTGATGAAAGTAACGTCATTTATCCGTGCGCTGGTTATTCTTGAGTCCATGCTTCTATCAATGTGAGTGAGGGGGAAAATTTCGTGCTGCAATCGCTGTTCCTCTTTTATGCTCGTCTAAATTGTACTCAATGCTGAAACCTAGTATGCTGAGGCTTGTCGTTGCCACCTCTTGCAGGAAGATAATATCTAGTTCGGCAGACCGCATGAAGGAATTCAGGGCATCGAGCTTTGTCCCGTTTGTCACTGGGTTCATGTTGATTGTAGCATTCTTGGGTTGTacgtcatttcccggaatactacttcccggaaaactatttcccggaatgtaccatatcccggaatatcgtttcccgaAATGTAcgatttcccggaaaaccatttcccggaatgtatcatttcccggaaaaaccatttcgcggaataccatttcccggaaaagaaaaaaaaaactcgtacctcaccgaccaaacttatttttagaagatctgctatgcagctaattgtgttctaggagattttacctactttagaacatgaaaagttgtttgaaaaaagtttcaatttttttatcttGAGTGGTTATTGTGGTAAAAAAAACAAGACAGCGACAAGATTgcaaaactgtcattttaaagatttaatattttcgattccgcgatgttaggaaaatttatttaaattgatcATTATATGAATAGCGTACGACTTTTGGTTTTGAACCAAAAAGAAACTTGggaggatttaaaaaaatcgagtggggaataaaaagcacccaaatggatgggatgtcaatgaattaaatgggtaccaaaatagaaacaaataCTTTCCAATTTTCCCACCGCAGGTAGTGAAGGGGTGAATAAATTCCATAAATTCACGACCGTCTAATTCCTGACTAACAGGCCCTACATTTTGCCTCatatttgttccaaattttgTGGATTCAgttaaaatggtatattttcaattcttttcttCTATTTTGGATCGATTTCTTCGCGTGGTAAACTTCGATGAAAAGCAtaatacaccactgtagaattttcaagatttagaaattttgttattgaaataaaatgatataacagaaaatgaaaggcgaacagaatacctaattgtatatattattaattctgtcctatcgtttttaggtaaactccaagcgtactaaaaacttcaaacgcgtttttttcaaatccaCTTCAAACCACTAGCTTTGAAATGTTCACAGTATATTCTAAACTAtcttctccagcgacgtacgaaggattttagttaataaatGATGTCTGTATCTATTTTTTGgccattttcagcaaatttaaGGCTATGAGAAACGAGagtaatgaaattgaaagatgaTATTTTCAGCGATTCGCGTGAAatgaaaatagcgaaaaaaaatCCTGCGTAAGTTATTTGCTATCgttctaaggaatcgaaaaaaactttagtttttga encodes:
- the LOC131685951 gene encoding GTP-binding protein Rheb homolog, giving the protein MPAKERNIAMMGYRSVGKSSLSIQFVEGQFVDSYDPTIENTFTKITRVNSTDYEVKLVDTAGQDEYSIFPAQYSMDFHGYVLVYSITSHKSFEVIQIIYEKLLDVMGKAYVPVVLVGNKTDLHQERAVTTDEGRKLAESWKAQFLETSAKQNESVADIFHLLLQQIERDNGNTSEKSSCTIS